The DNA region cgaaggtcaactttcaaccatcgtatctcccagaaaaattatcattagATCCTAATGCAATACCCGGAGCAATCGTCTAGTAATAAATATCGACATTTCATCGACTTCGCtgtaaccgttcggttttgacgaatttttaactcacTCCATCTTATTCGAAAATCAACGATGATTCCgaacaattcaatttcaaaatggaaaggtcgaaatctgaaaataagaattaGGAGAGCGCATCTGAGATAATATCGTTTGCTAAGGACACAAAGGGGTGATTTCATGCCGACATGAAATGTTTAAGAAAGAAAACTACCTGGCAATAATTTCTACAAAGGTAGGATGTTATCAACAATACCCAATTTCCTGGAATTTCATTACAGTttgataatttgaaatgaatcatatcttttactctctcataaaatttcaaagagGGTAATCCTAGCTTAAGGAGGCTATTCAAACTAAATTTGTTTAATGAGTAGGTAATcggaatgttccgagaaatttTGATGACAAGTGAAATGACTATAAGAAGTACTTCTTGGCTCTTCCTTCAGTTCAAGAACGACAGAGCACAGAGAGGGTTTGCAgagttttcgtgaaaaaaacaacaagacgaagatagtgtagtgtagtgaacTTATACGTGAAacagtaaaatatttttgtGTACATATGAGAACGacagataattcaaaaatgcctcTGTACGACAAGGAAGCTGATCCACTTCATGAAGCATGTATTAATGGCACGCTTGAATCAGTTAAGAAAATGGTGGTTTCAAAAAATTTCCTGTTGACTGTGAGGCAAATTGCTACCCGTACATTACTCCTTTGGGTTTAGTCACGTCGAAATTATATTCTTTTGAGATTAATTACCACCAGGAGTCCGTACTTGTATctgattatgaagaaaaaatcaaatttctattgaaaaaaggtGCAAATTACTAGGAGTGGATAAAAGCGTACGGATTCATAACTAACGTGGCTGAAGTGATACTGAGAGAAGGAAGTGAGTAATTgcatttaaattattatttcgatataggttataatatatcttatatatcccataaaataccaaagaattcgtttaatttattattcatatttacaAAATATAAGGAGTTATAAAAAAAACGTCTTATATAAAAGTTAAAGGACTATTAAAAACTTACGTATCCCTGGTAAATTGGTTGCTCACTAAGTTGTAGAGAATGatggttatattttttttttaggaaaactATGTTTATATGTATCGATATGTATATTGATCGTTTTCATTGTTGActcaaattttatttgtttttattcatctTAAGAAGGAAAATGGTTGCAAATATGCAAAGACATTTCTACGATAAATTGTAATTTAGTGTTACCTTGTTTCTAGCAATTTATTTTGTGTTTGTGGTAACTGAACGAAGTGTAATGATATTTAGGGAACCAAtgaatttccattgaaaaaacataaatctcCACAACTTTGTGAGCGAGCCTGTACATATCGATTTATCACAGATATCAAAATACTATGTAATATCAAATCTACATACTTGTAGATTTGTAACAGACCTAAAATTTTTATGAGGGACATGTTTTgatcccatatattttgaaataattgactgttctttgggaattcattgtaaccctgtatataatgcATGGTCTTGCAACAAGCGTGGGTTGGCCCATATCTCCATTCAGGAGAATGATAAGAATTTAATGTTTTATTCTTTGCCATCTAGTCGTACGATCTGTACAAAGTTACATACGCTTACATAGAGTGTCCAGTTTTGCCTGGGCGGACCTCAactgttttttcttttataatgtTCTACATTTGTAATACATTAGTTCGTTTCTACATCGAAAGGATATTttaaatttggatttttttgcGAAATCATTGATTGTTCTCGATATTTTCTGCATATAAAACATCGacatgaaatatacagggtggaaaaTCCATCTATCGAAAcattgcgaaaaaaaaattgacaaaccTTCCTTATAACAAAGGTACCTTTTATACCCTATATGTATATTATGGATTCATAATAGAAGCTTCTTCGGAAGATCTACATAATTGATTTAGCGTTgcaaattttttacaaaaacggtttcaatattcttcttcatttttcagataaaaatatgtTCAATTTGATGGTGAATTACCTTAGAGACATCAACATGCAACACGGAATCTCGACAGATACAGCACTTCATATTGCTATCGAAAGAGGATTTTACAAGACAACGAGAAAAATATTGTCAGTGAATAAGGCCGATGTCAATAGACGCAACAACGAATACAAAGAAACCCCACTTCATCGTGCTGTATATTGGCACAGgttaaaattcataaatttactTATCGAGCATGGGGGAAACATGAAAATTACAGATGCGCAGGGGAGAACTCCTCTACATTGTGCTTGTCACTGTGTTCATAATAAAGACTCTAAAAAGATCATTGAGAAATGTATGGAATATAACTCTTTATATTCTAGAACCACCCATATGGGTTATACTCCTATGCACACATTAATCTCTCGGTCGAAAGAAACAACAGAGGAGGCTGCAGAAGTGGTGGAGCTTTTCCTAGAAAGAGGATTTGATTTGGAGACCAAGGATTTCCGCGGATGCACACCACTGTATCCAAGCTTGAAAAGAGACGTTGAGCCAATGGCTTTATTACTTCTAAGACACGGTGCTCATCTTGATATAACTGCAGACTAtgctattcattttctcttaccTCATATTGTAAGCACGGAAGAATTGAACGAAATGAGCAGGACTATCCTAAAATTTATTGCCTTGGAAGTTTCAAAGGGGGCTGCAATGCACGAAAGTCTAGGGGAGATCTTGAGAGAACGAAAGGACGCAAGCACTTACTTGAAAATGTGTTATCAAGAAATTGAGATCCTCAAATCTATCAAAATTGAGAATACATTCATCACTTATTGGAAACTTCTGACTAGAAGTATAAAACAAGTAGGAATGTACGCCGATAACTATTATATCGCTGAAGCAATGAGGACATTCGAAATAAGCTCATATCCAATTTATGGCCCAGACATTCATTACAAGTATGCGAAAGGACAAAGGAGGTTGGAATTGATGAATGCATGTGCAGACAGTTTGAACAGAATGTGGGAATGGAAATTACCATCAGTTTTCGTGAATATGGTAATTGATCGTCTCACAATTCCTGATATGGAGAATGTAAAAAATGCAAGGCGttatatttaaatataaaattaaacattgaaaatttgtaaataatGTGTAGATTTCTGATAATACATTTCTTCGACGTTCCTGTAACTGGGTGACGGTATTGTGACTTGTGGGAACCAACCCAACTAGTTCTTATATGCACCTATTATAttataaaaattaaataaaggttgaaattttacaaggtgtttttttcaagataattcttagcagttttcgaaaatctcaattttcttagagaatttcgagaacatcacGATAATCTTTTCATGCTATGATATTATAATCGGGTATTgtgttgaaatagttattcaatcaaactaaattaatgaaagcgattaatgattgagattaatgttcgagatcattaatcgctcaattaataaaggagttattacaagatttttccgacgatcacattttgaattgaatgtgaattacgattgcaaaaattttctatcgattcatatcggaatgttaatatgtatgcggccgatcgaacaattcgagaagtccatagagggcatattcgagttgtgatattttgagtaaatcacattgatatcgtaccctataatatctgttaaagaatgtgtgacgacctcctgtctccatctgttgccgtcttcttctccgaagatagaaacctcgggcgccacctctagtttaaagtgttgaggacactcggaacctgtaggcggtatcctacaggtgaccaggagctacagtcagagaaagttatgtccaggggtcagatgttcatgaagttcggacagtcccctatctctgaaatatcttagaaactctattcgggagaaaaataaaacacacaataaccatgaaacttctattcaatatcttctatatacataatgatgtcgaacagggtatagggtgaataagcggtgcagaagcagaagcaggatgtaacgtgcttttaatgtcgaagcgtgatgagtgagcaaagtaagaatgcgggatgaagcggtcggagTTAGAATGAAGCAAGAGCGTAAGTGAAAACAGTGCAAGTTAACTCTACGTTGCGTACAAGCGGCGGGTAGTAACATGGGCAAAGTCGGTCATTATAAGCGAGACCGGCGTTAAGACGGACGGCGGTTTGCCGGTATACTTTGGTGAACcgagggaaaaactaaaccacggaACAAGGACGACGAACGCACCCGCGAGGGTGCCCTCGGAATCCAAGGTGTTCCGAAATCACGGGGGCTGTACCCACCCCCGTAACCCCGGTGGGTGGTCTAGTTCGAAGGGGATCATACCGGACagttgtgtaggatgggccgtttgaagctaacatcgtacacctctgtacactcggaattccaggagcgatgcaggccgtttgaagctaatgcataatctccaagaactcgggcggtacggttagggaaaggcggggtaaaaaaaggtaacaaaggaacatacctggcaggtgtgtaggatgggccgtttgaagctaacatcgtacactcccgcacactcggactcccaagagagatgcaggccgtttgaagctaatgcatcacctctaggaactcaggcggtacggtaagggtgggctgagctagagacggcggaacgtacctgacaagagtgtaggatgggccgtttgaagctaacatcgtacacccctgtacttttaggataccaggagacatgcaggccgtttcaagctaatgcatggcctccaggacccaggcggtacggtggaaggatgacacggaagcatgtacgcgccatttgaagctagcgtacacacctacgcatactgggaaagtccatggggtagtgtaggccatttgaagctactacacaactccacggcggaaagaagggtatgtgggaaaataaataaaccggcaaattaaccaaaagagtaattaaaataatcatacctgagaccttgcccatgtgtaacccttgaatgtacttactatcaggtatacttctcggacggttgatggaacactctggcttcattgactgaatttaagaaatcgctcgaatttatacccggcacggcccttttttatacaattgtcaaatgcgcaattaaacaaattcggcatacgacatccccccttgacctcacgttgaagacatcgcgatccgggaacatatgggtccgcgcggcctgaaaccggtcgacttaatcaattcacgttacggaaatatgaaaatgaataattcggaaacaaaactaattgaaaatttgctttgttacatccccctccttcttcggctaaaaaaaaaagaaacttttttataatctctactacaaaataaaatttattctaaaatcacaataagaaaaaaagaaaacaaaagaacGGTCACTTTCCGGGTGACCAGGCTGGAGCCCCGGATGCGGTCACACGGATTAATTCGCACTGCTCTGGGTTAAGCTGTAGGTTGGCCTCTCGAAGTCGGCGAAATACTTCTCGTAGGTTTTCTAAATGCTCCTCGAATGTTTCACCCAAGACGATGATATCATCCAGGTATGCAAATGCTCGGGGTTCCATATCCGGTCCGATGATGGTATCCAATAGTCGTTGGAACGTTGCGGCCGCTGAGTGTAATCCGAAGGGCATAACTTTGAACTGGAACAAACCCCTAGATGGTACAGTGAAAGCGGTAATTGGTCGACATTCTTCTGCCAACGGAATCTGCCAATATCCTTACTTCGatgctcgaaatatattttgcgGCTCGTAGTCGGTCGAGTATGGCTGAGATATATGGTAGGGGGTACGCATCTTTACGGCTGACCTCGTTTACCTGACGAAAGTCGATGCAAAATCGGGGGTTTCCATCTTTCTTCTTCACAATAACGACCGGGCTGCTCCAAGGGCTGTTTGATGGCTCGATGATTCCTTCAGCCAGCATTCGGTCTACCTCCTGGTTGATGAGCTGCTGCATTTTGGGATTTTGGGGCCGGTAACGCTGTTTTATCGGTTCTTTCTTTAGGAGAtgttgtaacgtgcgtttctcggagaagccttaatctcgagcgccagctattcttttcaataggaagaatagcaaacctaccagggtagctgctagccagagacagagctcggtgttgtctagggtagtagcgacaacgaagaagtcaaaatcgaactatgtaaatgtttattcacaacttcggaaactaatcacatgtcaaagggagatacgtgtgatataaaatatgagtgattctatcagtgaaaatacattcgggaaatcttatccggtcacgagcactttatggaatttataccgggtgtagtgaaaaattaacggttcaataaaaatgcgccaaccagaactgacgaatgctaaggacttgctatacggtatcggtgtgtagttgtatttctccgggaatgaaacacaataagggcggatctgttcgagacttttattcgctgccccaagggttaacacgccatgactgacagcgaagaaaatgtctatttttagcgcaactacgggatttcactgactacttgcggtatctcttattctctgccccaagggttaacacgccatgactgacagaaaagaagagatttcggatttaacacttatgacgcggacaggggggttgacggaactttcccttcagtaccccaagggttaacacgccatgactgatagcgaagggaaaagtcagactcgcgaaacagggtaaagaacgataaaatacaacaggaaacgatacagtacagcagtgtcaaagttaaagaagtaacggcgtaggtctaacaaagaaactgaacggtacagacggggacctacctcctttgtttcaagcactcgaaactcaaaggatttaaaaaagaaaaactaaaaaaaattaattctaagcactgatgcaaataacacaaaatgattattctcaacggcgaaagtactacggaaaatcaactgaatttataatagaagttagaaaccacgttagaaagcgaaataatactcaagcgaaaggaaagcactgaagtaaaattcaaaagtcagccgacgaactgaagtaacagtcgaaaagtcgaaaagtgaccgtcgcggggggaaaatttgcttttataggcatatcccctcccacggtaaaaatctgaaaattccagaatgcgacaagactgaaaaacgtcgtcagctccggtttatcgcatatcaacagatgaaaaacgttgaaatcttcagcggcatgtaagaaaaacaacgtaaaatacagataagcggttttttacatttactccgcctgtcggaatgaacgtacggaatattcgagaattaaaatattttcaaagacggaaatttaaaacgaaaaaatgcactaagatgaactccaattttcctcagaaaactggggttcattacaccacctccacctcggaagaaattaacttacgatgaaatagtgagcttaatttcacgactctatctacccctagtaccttactttcgcgcgcgccacctatataccatagacaaactatactcgtgaccagtttacaatAGCTGTATTCGATAGTACCTatcttctctatggttggcaATGGTAGTTCCAacgcgcacgcagaaacgtcagcgtcagtcatttcggcgcaggtctccgccatcttgtcaaggCACCTTGGTCAGCGTTCCGTGGACACATGATGTGGGTATTTAACAGTGGAAAATCCTCCCTctccatgtggaaattcatccccaccgctggtcggaaacgtgccatgcttcatccctccggtgagtacctaatttaactgtgtttggcgggtgtttgaattccatcgtggttttgtaggttacccaggaatcgtgggagctgcaacaggtggaaagcctccaacagctcgacgtgggggctcaatggaccggttcacccctttcGACCTGGCCATACGGatgttgggactctcggagccgacaggagacttgcaggtgggtaatctctaacaataaactctccaatcttcatcgttcctcgtggtcaacttttcttcttggaacggttttttcctgtattctgttttcaggtagacggtgttttcttcaggtaaacagtgttaaattgacggtacaataatttcgattcggttcaggacagaaattggttagatctattggattaatagacggatatactcagttgcaaggtgaaacagtatcctttattggtattccttacataaataacagatttttcggacagttttaacaggtttgatttataattgcatgttgaacggatgaaaatctgtagttacggtatttcggtcaacggtggtgcctgtacggaatttgaacggaattgttacggtgtaatcaGTCATAACTATGTTTAGTAACGGGCTTCAGTTGTACGTgatttctccttgcaggtgCTTCCTACTTGCTGACATGTGTAACCTGTTCAACTTCTTCCGGGGTGGTTCAGATTGGGTGGATGCACTAGGGATATCACACTGGACGGCAGCCTCTCTGTGACAGTGATGAGAATGACAAGGACAATTTCCAGTTAGTGCACCTACAGTTATTCGGATCAACAGGTAAACAGAAactaataatataatcggtaacggaaaaatatatacatatgtatattcggtaacggaaaaataatatatattcggtaacggataaaaaaaaaaaaaataacggatttcctcctttcagaggttatctttatagaacggttaacggatcatgtcaataatattattatgcatgaaatggttttaaatctttaatgtgtatgttagtgatttttctaccctctgtatctttcaggtcatagacgacaggtgaaacaactttaacgacggtaaacggtccggaaaacttcggagccaacttggcggcaaaactgtcaacggcagaggataaaggacggtcccggcgtagaactttatctcccacatggtatcggatttctcttcgtcgaagattgtagtggtgagcctgttgctggaaagcacggtacagtttagtacggacgaactcataagcctcctggagatgtttgatctgttgagtacggtaagtcatgtctctattttcttcttctgtacggttggattctccgttcattccttcattgtgggggtttgtcgaataaatcgccctcgggacttctagttcccttccataatttaaaaatgccggtgtaaatccagtagactcctgtttagcggtattgatggcaaacgttaactctcctatcttttcatcccaggttcgttgatcggcttcacaaaactgtgctatcatggtctttagggtacggttagctctttctacagggttgcactgaggagtatacggtggtgtgaaacggtgagcgatattcagctctcggagactgttcttgaatagtctgctgtcaaattgtactccattgtcggatattactagttttgggcaaccgtatttcaggatgacttgttcgtagagggccgaataaacagttttggcggtggctttccgcaacggacgacactctacccactttgtgaaccggtcttgcattaccacgatgtaggagtttcccttttttgaccgtggcaatggtccaactatgtccgtggatacttctttgaacggcgcatccgccattcggtgtggttgcatcttaccaggggttttctgttgtgaaactttgtacttttggcacgatgtgcagttcctcacgtatttcgcaatgtctctaaacatccctggccagtaataatttctggctatccgtgcaatcgtcttagcaatccccatgtgacctgctagttctgagtcgtggttttcctgcagtactcctgttcgctgttcggatggtacacagagtttccagggttggccggttccatcttctgtgaagtcggatgagtcccagaaatgtcgcaacagttttccattttcaacggcgtagtcaggaaaatttgttgggtctttttccacctcctgtaacttcttgttgtaccatttgcactgagttgtttctatctcggataaacatacggaatctagggacggcaacgggtttcgggacaggctgtcggctactttgttcatcgatcctttacggtactggacttcgaagtcgaattgctgaaggaaaacggcccatcgagcaattcttccggacggcgACTTGATGGAgttaagccatttcagactcatgtgatcggaaattactgtgaaatggaatccttctaggtacggtcgcagtttctctatggaaaatactatggcgagacattccttttctgacactgagtaatttttctctgcggggtttagtgttcggctcacataggcgattactctctcctctccatcgatcacttgtgttagggcacctccaaggcccatgtcactggcgtcagtttgcagaacgaacggttgggtgaagtctggacaagccagtatcggagattctgtgagtttttgtttcagaagctcgaaggccttctgctggtcttctccccatttccaacggtgtttcttctgcagtaatcgagtcaacggagaaactaaatcggagaagttctctatgaaacgacggtaccagctggcAACTCCAAGGAATCGACGAAGTTCTCGGACGGTTTTCGGTATTGGTAAAGACACTATCGAAGACACTTTGTCGGGATCGGTACAGATGCCATCggaggtgacgacatgtccaaggtattttagggattttcgcacaaagtcacacttgtcggggttgagacgaagattagcttctctcaaccgtcggaatacttctctcaagttctccaggtgctcctcgaaagtttcccccaggacaactatatcgtccaggtaagcgaacgcttccggttccatttctgggccaatgacggtgtctaggaacctctggaaggtggctgggcttgcatgtaaaccgaacggcatcacggtgaattggaacagacctcttccggggacggtaaatgcagtaatcggacggctctcctttgctaatggtatctgccagtatccttgtttcaggtccagtgtggagatgtacttcgcttttcggagtttgtccagaatcccagaaatgtacggcaacgggtatgcatctttcacagacacttggttaacagcacggaagtcgatgcagaaacggtactttccgtctttcttcttgaccaatacaacaggtgaactccacggtgacttggagggttcaatcactccctcagccaacatacggtccacttcctgattgaagatctcctgcattttcggatttaggggtcggtatcgttgtttgatcggttcggtgccaggtttcagtttgatcttgtgttcaatcaggtcggttgtaccatacaggtcttcgaacttctttaattcctcggtcagaaatgcctccagttcttgtttctgcgattctgtcagttccaataggtgttcttcggcggtgtgaacctcTGCGGCGGTTTCGACGGGGGCCATCGGcttcgagatcagtcggccttccagaaagcactcggcggtactaagattcacggaaaacttgaaagtcgacagaacatccatccccagaataatgtctaccggtaagcttggcaccagtaagaatttcaaatcaggcagtgtgtaatcggaaatttgcacggtggtggtgtacagtttcggcgtgacggtggtttttccgttcgctattactgcaaaactgttgtgcattgtttgtccggtgattcctttactttcacaccgaTCGGAAACGGCTtgactgcaaaaactcctggtcgctcctgtatctatcagtgctcggaagtgtttgccggctattttgacctctattaacggtcggttatcattacaggcggtcggtgtcagtggagtcaagattccgggagatgtggtcgactccgtctccaatctccccttcagttttccgaacacgggcagtctcgtgagagaatgttttccctctgaCATC from Coccinella septempunctata chromosome 1, icCocSept1.1, whole genome shotgun sequence includes:
- the LOC123307412 gene encoding poly [ADP-ribose] polymerase tankyrase-1-like; this translates as MFNLMVNYLRDINMQHGISTDTALHIAIERGFYKTTRKILSVNKADVNRRNNEYKETPLHRAVYWHRLKFINLLIEHGGNMKITDAQGRTPLHCACHCVHNKDSKKIIEKCMEYNSLYSRTTHMGYTPMHTLISRSKETTEEAAEVVELFLERGFDLETKDFRGCTPLYPSLKRDVEPMALLLLRHGAHLDITADYAIHFLLPHIVSTEELNEMSRTILKFIALEVSKGAAMHESLGEILRERKDASTYLKMCYQEIEILKSIKIENTFITYWKLLTRSIKQVGMYADNYYIAEAMRTFEISSYPIYGPDIHYKYAKGQRRLELMNACADSLNRMWEWKLPSVFVNMVIDRLTIPDMENVKNARRYI